The following proteins are co-located in the Echinicola sp. 20G genome:
- a CDS encoding peptidylprolyl isomerase has translation MIAEKNKVVSVAYELHIDDGENGKEFKEKVSKEQAFPFLFGAGNTLPALEEAIAGKSVGDTFEVFIDYENAYGDYDESKVTIIPKSNFKEDGKKNKDMLKVGRVIPMQDDEGNQLRGEILKVDYKGVHMDFNSPLAGYDLYFKGEIVDIREAEQEEIDHGHVHGPGGHHHH, from the coding sequence ATGATAGCAGAAAAAAATAAAGTAGTCAGTGTAGCTTATGAGCTGCACATTGATGATGGAGAAAATGGCAAAGAATTCAAGGAAAAAGTAAGCAAAGAGCAAGCTTTTCCATTTCTATTTGGAGCAGGAAACACCCTTCCAGCATTGGAGGAAGCCATAGCAGGCAAGAGCGTAGGAGACACCTTTGAGGTATTTATTGATTATGAAAATGCCTATGGCGACTATGACGAAAGTAAGGTAACCATTATCCCTAAATCCAATTTCAAGGAAGATGGCAAGAAGAACAAAGACATGCTAAAAGTAGGTCGGGTGATCCCCATGCAGGATGACGAGGGCAACCAACTTAGGGGGGAAATCCTTAAGGTGGATTACAAAGGTGTCCATATGGATTTCAATTCTCCTTTAGCGGGATACGACCTCTACTTTAAAGGTGAAATAGTTGATATCCGAGAGGCTGAACAAGAAGAAATAGACCATGGCCATGTTCATGGACCAGGTGGACATCACCATCATTAA
- a CDS encoding helix-turn-helix domain-containing protein: MTLQEVSRLAQKGEGLHIEFKKKAAHPEKIVREIIALANTEGGYLLIGVDDDKTVSGQRYIDEDVYVLDKAIKELIRPMVDFEKWVIPINEKKGVAVYHFEKSPKRPHYLYDQGKKKSFVRVEDRTVQASREVWEILRRSKKEKDIIFSYGEKETKLMQALNEKTSITLKEYSKIARLPKFIASKTLVRLVLANVLKVIPQEQEDLFTLKHLS; this comes from the coding sequence ATGACACTTCAGGAGGTGAGCAGACTGGCCCAAAAAGGGGAAGGTTTACATATTGAATTCAAAAAGAAGGCAGCACACCCTGAAAAAATTGTCAGAGAAATCATCGCTTTGGCCAATACGGAAGGCGGTTACCTACTCATCGGGGTGGATGATGACAAAACGGTCAGTGGACAGCGGTACATCGATGAAGATGTATATGTGCTGGACAAAGCCATCAAAGAATTGATCCGTCCGATGGTGGACTTTGAGAAATGGGTGATCCCTATCAATGAGAAAAAAGGCGTAGCCGTATATCACTTTGAAAAAAGCCCCAAAAGACCCCATTATCTTTATGACCAAGGCAAAAAAAAATCTTTTGTGAGGGTAGAAGACCGCACCGTTCAGGCCAGTAGGGAAGTTTGGGAAATTCTTCGTCGTAGTAAAAAGGAAAAGGACATTATCTTTAGCTATGGAGAAAAAGAAACCAAGCTGATGCAGGCCCTCAATGAAAAAACTTCGATTACGCTAAAGGAATATTCCAAGATTGCCCGATTACCTAAATTTATTGCCTCTAAAACCTTGGTTAGGTTGGTACTCGCCAATGTGCTCAAAGTGATTCCTCAGGAGCAGGAAGACTTATTTACACTCAAACATCTTTCTTGA
- a CDS encoding regulatory protein RecX, whose translation MSFLRKDYSNEQQKKTLTPGQAKVKIAAFCAYQERSQQEVRDKLYDYGLYSDEVEELISAMITENFINEERFAQSYVRGKFNLKKWGKIKIEQGLKQHKLTPNCIRLGMREIDGDKYWESLLDLAEKKWQAVKENDPFKKKVKVHRYLLGRGFENDLVQAALEEIKKDV comes from the coding sequence ATGTCCTTCCTAAGAAAAGATTATTCCAATGAGCAGCAGAAAAAAACACTGACACCTGGACAAGCCAAGGTGAAGATTGCTGCTTTTTGTGCCTATCAAGAAAGGAGCCAGCAGGAAGTCAGGGACAAACTGTATGATTATGGATTGTACAGCGATGAAGTGGAGGAGCTGATTTCGGCGATGATTACTGAAAATTTTATCAATGAAGAACGCTTTGCCCAATCCTACGTTCGAGGCAAATTCAACCTCAAAAAATGGGGAAAGATTAAAATTGAGCAAGGATTAAAGCAGCATAAGCTTACGCCAAACTGTATCCGGCTGGGGATGCGGGAAATTGATGGGGACAAATATTGGGAGAGCTTATTAGATCTGGCGGAAAAGAAATGGCAAGCAGTAAAGGAAAATGACCCTTTTAAGAAAAAAGTCAAGGTCCATCGATATTTGCTTGGTCGTGGCTTTGAAAATGATTTGGTCCAGGCGGCTTTAGAGGAAATCAAGAAAGATGTTTGA
- a CDS encoding TerC family protein: MEIFLQSETWIALLTLTFLEIVLGVDNIIFISIVSNKLPENQQPKARNLGLLLAMFFRVGLLLGISYIIQFTEPLFTVFNHGFSGRDLILAGGGLFLLFKSTMEIHHKMEGEVEEVKAKSGASFGSVLVQIILLDMIFSFDSILTAVGLVDHVIIMIIAVVISLMIMMAFAGKISRFINEHPTLQVLALSFLILIGVMLLVEGFHVEVPKGYIYFAVFFSLAVELVNMRMRKKTAKKPVELKPRMKESKE; the protein is encoded by the coding sequence ATGGAAATATTTTTGCAGAGTGAAACCTGGATTGCCCTATTGACATTGACATTTTTGGAAATTGTCCTAGGTGTAGATAATATCATTTTTATTTCCATTGTCTCCAATAAGCTCCCTGAAAATCAACAGCCAAAAGCCAGAAATTTAGGCTTACTCTTGGCCATGTTTTTTAGGGTAGGGCTGCTTTTGGGGATTTCCTATATTATCCAGTTTACAGAGCCATTGTTTACTGTTTTTAATCATGGTTTTAGCGGCCGAGACCTGATATTGGCTGGTGGAGGACTGTTTTTGCTGTTCAAGTCCACCATGGAAATCCACCATAAGATGGAAGGGGAAGTAGAAGAAGTAAAAGCCAAATCTGGAGCTTCTTTTGGAAGTGTGTTGGTTCAGATTATTCTTTTGGACATGATATTCTCCTTTGACAGTATTTTGACGGCTGTGGGTTTGGTGGACCATGTGATCATCATGATCATTGCGGTGGTTATTTCTTTAATGATCATGATGGCTTTTGCAGGTAAGATTAGCCGATTTATCAATGAACACCCAACCTTGCAGGTTTTGGCATTGAGCTTTTTGATTCTTATTGGGGTAATGCTTTTGGTGGAAGGTTTCCATGTAGAAGTGCCCAAAGGCTATATTTATTTTGCAGTATTTTTCTCTTTGGCCGTGGAGCTTGTCAATATGAGGATGCGGAAGAAAACGGCCAAGAAACCAGTGGAGCTCAAACCTAGGATGAAAGAGTCAAAGGAGTAA
- the prmA gene encoding 50S ribosomal protein L11 methyltransferase: protein MEYLEFKITCNQDFTEILIAELAEVGFDSFLETDDGVEAYIQEDLFDREAYDQVIQQYHEAAEISVVEGKMPKVNWNEEWEKHYDPISIGKEVYVRASFHAPKEDVKYDILINPKMSFGTGHHATTYLMLSHQLEVSHEGKSMIDIGSGTGILAIMAHKLGANHIEAFDIDNWCVENGNENFELNGMNKVKMGHGTIREVNPKGPFDIVMANINKNVLLDEMEIYVSLMKPDANLFLSGFYEHDIPDLQYRAESLGLRLKGQKVKDNWAAIVFERG, encoded by the coding sequence ATGGAATACCTGGAGTTCAAAATAACCTGCAATCAAGATTTTACAGAAATCCTCATAGCTGAATTGGCAGAAGTTGGTTTTGATTCATTTTTGGAAACTGATGATGGGGTAGAAGCTTATATTCAGGAAGATCTTTTTGACCGGGAAGCCTATGACCAAGTCATTCAGCAATACCATGAAGCCGCAGAAATCTCTGTGGTGGAAGGTAAAATGCCCAAGGTAAACTGGAATGAAGAATGGGAAAAGCATTATGATCCGATTTCCATTGGCAAGGAAGTCTATGTCCGTGCGTCATTCCATGCCCCTAAAGAGGATGTCAAATATGACATCCTGATCAATCCCAAAATGTCTTTTGGTACAGGGCACCATGCCACCACCTATCTAATGCTTTCCCATCAGCTGGAAGTATCCCATGAAGGCAAAAGCATGATCGATATAGGCTCAGGCACGGGAATATTGGCGATTATGGCCCACAAGTTGGGGGCAAACCATATCGAAGCCTTTGATATCGACAATTGGTGCGTAGAAAATGGCAACGAGAATTTTGAGCTCAACGGCATGAATAAGGTCAAAATGGGACATGGCACCATCCGCGAGGTCAACCCAAAAGGTCCATTTGACATTGTTATGGCCAATATCAATAAAAATGTATTGCTGGACGAAATGGAGATTTATGTTTCCCTAATGAAACCAGATGCCAATCTCTTTCTAAGCGGCTTTTATGAGCATGACATCCCTGACTTACAATACCGCGCTGAATCGCTAGGTTTAAGGCTGAAAGGACAAAAAGTAAAAGACAACTGGGCTGCAATTGTATTTGAAAGGGGTTAA
- the uvrB gene encoding excinuclease ABC subunit UvrB — protein sequence MDFKIISDYSPTGDQPTAIKNLTEGINSGEPSQVLLGVTGSGKTFTVANVIQEVQKPTLVLCHNKTLAAQLYGEFKQFFPENAVEYFISYYDYYQPEAFIPTSGVYIEKDLSINEEIEKLRLSATSSLLTGRRDVIVVASVSCIYGIGNPEEFGKNVVKLQEGDRIPRNQLLFKLVDILYSRASVEFKHGTFRVKGDTVDIFVAYADFAYRIYFWGDEIEAIQTIDPTTGKKISSERLITIFPANLFVTGRDVIDVAVKEIQDDLMSQISFFEKDMRLEEATRLRERTEFDLEMIRELGYCSGVENYSRYFDRRSAGARPFCLLDYFPDDFLLVIDESHVTIPQIRAMWGGDRSRKVNLVDFGFRLPSALDNRPLKFDEFESLTNQVIYVSATPADYELNQTDGVVVEQIIRPTGLLDPLIEVRPSGDQIDDLLEEIDQTIKQGDRVLVTTLTKRMAEELNKFLERAGIKCRYIHSEVKSLDRVEILRELRLGIFDVLVGVNLLREGLDLPEVSLVAILDADKEGFLRNERSLVQTIGRAARNENGRVIMYADRITDSMKKAIDETKRRRSIQMAYNEEHGITPKTVIKSRDKIMGQTKVADSKKNAKFYDDHFTEEQAYAADPVVQYLSKDKLEKLIPQTQKQMEKAAKDLNFMEAARLRDEWQGLKKRLEELKRMD from the coding sequence ATGGATTTCAAAATAATATCTGACTACAGTCCCACAGGAGATCAGCCCACTGCCATCAAAAACCTCACGGAAGGGATCAATAGCGGGGAACCCTCTCAGGTACTGCTGGGAGTTACTGGTTCTGGAAAAACCTTCACCGTAGCCAATGTAATTCAGGAAGTCCAAAAACCTACTTTGGTCCTTTGTCATAACAAAACTCTGGCCGCCCAACTATATGGAGAATTCAAGCAGTTTTTTCCGGAAAATGCCGTGGAGTACTTTATCTCCTACTATGATTACTATCAGCCAGAAGCTTTTATTCCTACGAGTGGCGTCTATATCGAGAAAGACCTTTCCATCAATGAAGAAATAGAAAAGCTGAGGTTAAGTGCTACCTCTTCCCTTTTGACCGGAAGAAGAGATGTCATAGTGGTTGCTTCTGTTTCTTGCATTTATGGTATTGGTAATCCAGAGGAATTTGGAAAAAATGTGGTGAAGCTGCAGGAAGGAGATAGAATCCCAAGAAATCAATTGCTTTTCAAATTAGTGGATATCCTTTACAGCCGAGCAAGCGTCGAGTTCAAACATGGTACTTTCCGGGTCAAAGGCGACACGGTGGATATCTTTGTCGCTTATGCTGACTTTGCCTATCGCATCTATTTTTGGGGAGACGAAATAGAAGCTATCCAAACCATTGACCCGACCACAGGAAAAAAAATATCCTCAGAAAGGTTGATCACTATTTTCCCTGCCAACCTATTCGTAACAGGCAGGGATGTGATCGATGTAGCTGTCAAAGAAATTCAAGATGACCTGATGTCTCAAATTTCCTTTTTCGAAAAGGACATGAGGCTGGAGGAAGCTACCCGACTGCGCGAAAGGACTGAATTTGATTTGGAAATGATTCGCGAATTGGGTTATTGTTCGGGTGTGGAAAACTATTCCCGCTACTTTGACCGGAGAAGTGCCGGTGCAAGGCCATTCTGTCTTTTGGATTACTTTCCGGATGATTTTCTTTTGGTTATAGATGAGAGCCATGTTACCATTCCCCAGATCAGGGCAATGTGGGGAGGTGACCGTTCGCGAAAAGTAAACCTGGTGGACTTTGGTTTTAGGTTGCCCTCTGCTTTGGATAACCGCCCGCTTAAGTTTGATGAATTTGAATCACTTACCAACCAAGTCATCTACGTCAGTGCCACACCGGCAGATTATGAACTCAACCAAACAGATGGAGTGGTGGTGGAACAGATCATTCGACCTACAGGCCTTTTGGATCCTTTGATAGAAGTTCGTCCAAGTGGCGATCAGATAGACGACCTCTTAGAGGAAATCGATCAAACCATCAAGCAAGGAGACCGTGTGCTAGTCACCACACTTACCAAAAGAATGGCCGAAGAACTCAATAAATTCTTGGAAAGAGCCGGTATCAAATGTCGTTATATTCACTCTGAGGTTAAATCCTTGGACAGGGTCGAGATTCTTCGGGAACTAAGACTCGGCATATTTGATGTATTGGTCGGAGTAAACCTTTTGAGAGAGGGACTTGACTTACCGGAAGTATCCCTGGTTGCCATCTTGGATGCTGATAAAGAAGGTTTCTTAAGAAACGAAAGAAGTTTGGTGCAGACCATCGGTAGGGCAGCGAGAAATGAAAATGGTCGAGTGATCATGTATGCGGATAGAATCACCGATTCCATGAAAAAGGCCATTGATGAAACCAAAAGGAGACGATCCATCCAAATGGCTTATAACGAAGAGCATGGCATCACGCCGAAAACGGTCATCAAATCCCGCGATAAAATCATGGGACAAACCAAAGTGGCAGACAGTAAGAAAAACGCCAAATTCTACGACGATCATTTTACCGAAGAACAAGCTTATGCCGCAGATCCTGTGGTACAATATTTGAGCAAGGACAAGCTCGAAAAATTAATCCCTCAAACGCAAAAGCAAATGGAAAAAGCCGCCAAGGACCTCAACTTTATGGAAGCTGCCAGGCTGCGCGATGAATGGCAGGGATTAAAGAAAAGATTGGAAGAGCTCAAAAGAATGGATTGA
- a CDS encoding Rieske (2Fe-2S) protein: MGKFTLGSTKEEVFEMLPEGNIKVTQLGAKKLCVVRKGEEVYAFEQLCPHRGAPLKDGHINGYGEVICVLHSYRFDMKTGQLKSGGSCGDLEVYQTHLTDSGLEIMV; the protein is encoded by the coding sequence ATGGGGAAATTCACATTAGGAAGTACCAAGGAGGAAGTATTTGAAATGCTGCCAGAGGGAAATATAAAAGTAACCCAGCTGGGGGCCAAGAAGCTTTGTGTGGTGCGTAAAGGTGAGGAGGTTTATGCTTTTGAGCAACTTTGTCCTCATCGGGGAGCACCGCTAAAGGACGGCCATATCAATGGTTATGGTGAGGTGATCTGTGTGCTCCATTCCTATCGTTTTGATATGAAAACCGGCCAACTCAAATCCGGAGGGAGTTGCGGGGATCTAGAGGTTTACCAGACCCATTTGACGGATAGTGGACTGGAGATTATGGTTTGA
- a CDS encoding DUF4105 domain-containing protein: MKKIALFFLFILLNLSHLNAQQYQISLLTCDPGEELYSVFGHNAVRVIDLQTGRDLVFNYGTFDFDTPNFYLKFARGKLDYMLSISTYQQFIDHYTYLERGVREQVLGLNPQQAAKVVAFLQTNYQPDNRYYRYDFFYDNCATRIRDMIETILGDQLEWKQTEVTEEKTFRDLIDEYVYPLPWGDLGIDLALGSVIDVDATEREKQFLPDYMEVAFAQAEIVGDGPTRPLVKSQSTVLDLPPVKIESSIFNPYFLFWLIAIFFIVITFIGFKKKRLFVGFDQALFIILSLLGIMVVLLWFFTEHSTTKYNWNLLWAFPLHGVLAYGLNLKYPAEWVKKYLLFALILADAAVVFWILGWQSFHPSILPLILVVILRTNYLYYNLDRIKAYRRNLQS; encoded by the coding sequence ATGAAAAAAATCGCTCTATTTTTTCTATTTATCTTATTGAATTTAAGTCATTTAAATGCACAGCAATACCAAATCAGCCTTTTAACTTGTGATCCTGGAGAAGAGCTCTATAGTGTATTTGGGCATAATGCCGTGAGAGTGATTGACCTTCAAACAGGTAGAGATTTGGTTTTCAACTATGGAACCTTTGATTTTGACACACCCAATTTTTACCTCAAGTTCGCTAGAGGAAAACTTGATTATATGTTAAGTATCAGTACTTATCAACAATTTATCGATCATTATACCTATCTAGAAAGAGGTGTTCGGGAGCAAGTCTTGGGCCTCAATCCACAACAAGCAGCCAAAGTAGTAGCATTTTTACAAACCAACTACCAACCCGACAATAGATACTATCGTTACGACTTCTTTTATGATAACTGTGCCACCCGAATCCGCGATATGATAGAAACCATTCTAGGAGATCAACTGGAATGGAAACAAACTGAAGTAACAGAGGAAAAGACTTTTAGAGACCTTATTGATGAATATGTTTACCCTCTTCCTTGGGGTGATTTGGGCATTGACCTCGCTTTGGGCAGTGTAATCGATGTGGATGCCACAGAAAGGGAAAAACAATTCCTTCCAGATTATATGGAAGTTGCTTTTGCGCAAGCTGAAATTGTAGGTGATGGTCCCACCAGGCCTTTGGTGAAAAGCCAATCAACAGTTTTAGATTTACCTCCAGTAAAGATTGAAAGTAGTATCTTCAATCCCTATTTTCTGTTTTGGCTGATTGCTATTTTCTTTATCGTAATTACTTTCATAGGCTTTAAGAAAAAGCGCTTGTTTGTGGGCTTTGACCAAGCTTTGTTTATCATCCTTTCCCTTTTGGGCATTATGGTGGTCTTATTGTGGTTCTTCACTGAGCACAGCACCACCAAGTACAACTGGAACTTGCTTTGGGCATTTCCGCTGCATGGAGTTTTGGCTTATGGTTTGAATCTAAAATACCCAGCCGAATGGGTGAAAAAGTATTTGTTGTTTGCCCTCATTCTAGCAGATGCAGCTGTTGTATTCTGGATTTTAGGTTGGCAATCATTTCACCCTAGCATTTTACCACTGATTTTAGTTGTGATTTTAAGAACCAACTACCTATATTATAATTTGGACAGGATCAAGGCTTACCGGAGAAATCTTCAAAGCTAA
- a CDS encoding carboxypeptidase-like regulatory domain-containing protein, producing the protein MIKIFTLILFFVSLTSSIYAQDDELLVKGKVVDAQSGKPIPVVRISSSIERVSTNDMGEFEIKTKEGDQLIFVHLTYLPKTIQIDGNSTESLLVRMGERMLELQEFEVSEMPSEQVFKEAIMNANPAHAYEQNIMKNNLNTIMIMKDLSYFHDFSSYNTLLKNVNTNGGVTFFSTNPSLGLIGALKKVINGKPRVKYLGEESAGDATTRPLWKNPLEVDSLKIE; encoded by the coding sequence ATGATCAAAATATTTACTTTAATACTATTTTTTGTTTCCCTTACATCTTCAATCTATGCCCAAGATGATGAGCTTTTGGTCAAGGGTAAGGTCGTGGATGCCCAATCGGGGAAGCCTATCCCTGTGGTGAGGATCAGCAGTTCTATTGAAAGGGTTTCTACCAATGATATGGGTGAGTTTGAGATCAAGACAAAGGAGGGAGACCAGTTGATTTTTGTGCATTTGACTTATTTACCTAAAACCATTCAAATAGATGGAAATAGTACTGAGAGTTTGTTGGTCCGGATGGGGGAAAGAATGTTGGAGCTTCAAGAGTTTGAAGTAAGTGAGATGCCGAGTGAGCAGGTCTTCAAGGAAGCGATCATGAATGCGAATCCCGCTCATGCATATGAACAGAATATCATGAAGAATAATCTTAATACCATCATGATAATGAAGGATTTAAGCTATTTCCATGACTTTAGCAGTTACAATACTTTGTTGAAGAATGTCAATACGAATGGAGGCGTCACTTTCTTTTCTACCAATCCCTCCCTTGGGTTGATTGGGGCGTTAAAGAAGGTCATTAACGGTAAGCCGCGTGTGAAGTATTTAGGAGAAGAGTCTGCAGGTGATGCAACAACCAGACCCTTGTGGAAGAACCCTCTTGAGGTCGATTCGTTAAAAATAGAGTAG
- the tpiA gene encoding triose-phosphate isomerase, which translates to MRKKIVAGNWKMNGTQEEGQKLTSEIVNMVQDERISDVTVVLNPPFVHASNVKKLIGGVDNIFLGGQNCSDKESGAYTGETSAKILASFGAKYVILGHSERREYFKESNEELTAKVKQALANDLTPIFCCGEPLEIREAGTHEDYVKEQLTASLFGLSEEEFCKLVIAYEPIWAIGTGKTASSDQAQEMHAAIRAHLASKYGKAAEETSILYGGSCKPDNAQEIFSKADVDGGLIGGASLKSRDFVDIIKSF; encoded by the coding sequence ATGCGCAAAAAAATCGTCGCCGGTAACTGGAAAATGAATGGAACGCAGGAAGAGGGCCAAAAGCTGACTTCTGAAATTGTCAATATGGTACAAGACGAAAGAATCAGTGACGTAACGGTCGTTTTGAACCCTCCTTTTGTCCATGCTTCCAATGTGAAAAAATTGATCGGTGGAGTGGATAATATTTTCCTTGGCGGACAAAACTGCTCGGATAAGGAATCTGGCGCCTATACAGGCGAAACTTCTGCTAAAATCCTTGCTTCATTCGGTGCCAAATATGTGATTCTTGGACACAGCGAACGAAGAGAATATTTCAAGGAAAGCAACGAGGAACTTACTGCAAAGGTAAAGCAAGCCTTGGCCAATGACCTGACGCCTATCTTTTGCTGCGGTGAACCATTGGAAATCAGAGAAGCTGGAACCCATGAAGACTATGTCAAAGAGCAATTGACAGCTAGCCTTTTTGGTCTAAGTGAAGAAGAGTTCTGCAAGTTGGTGATCGCTTATGAACCTATTTGGGCCATCGGAACTGGTAAAACAGCCTCCTCAGACCAAGCTCAGGAAATGCATGCAGCCATCAGAGCACACTTGGCCTCAAAATATGGGAAAGCCGCTGAAGAGACTTCTATCCTTTATGGTGGCAGCTGTAAGCCGGACAATGCCCAGGAGATTTTCTCCAAAGCTGATGTAGATGGTGGATTGATCGGTGGCGCTTCGCTCAAATCAAGAGACTTCGTAGACATTATCAAATCATTCTAA
- a CDS encoding GMC oxidoreductase — MANLNINSVKEKTYGAIVIGSGMSGGFAAKELCDKGVKTLVLERGRKVEHNKDYPTTNMMPWEFKHRGQIPEDVVRENPAISRCYAYREDAAHFFVKDTDHPYIQEKPFDWIRGYQTGGKSLLWARQVQRWSDFDFEGPARDGFAVDWPIRYKELEPWYSYVEKFVGVSGFYDGIDNLPDGEFLPGIELTAAEEYFKQQMAEKYPGRHVISGRCAHITGNAEYYAKQGRGICQHRTLCQRGCPFGGYFSSNSATLPWAARTGNLTMQNDAVVHSIIYDEEKEKATGVRVIDANTKEMTEYYAPIIFVNASALNTNMILLNSTSKRFPNGLGNDNGLMGKYVAFHNYRGGISAEYDGLKEFTTEGKRPTSGYMPRFRNVYKQETSFLRGYAAGLYGSRSKEVNYDGIGSDLVNNVMNPSYGPWKVGSHMMGETIPKESNYVALDSDQKDDWGMPLIKINVDYDQNDEDMLKDYQEQMAEMFDAAGFTNIRTWDDGRRPGLDIHEMGGVRMGHDPKTSLVNKHNQLHACQNVYVTDGACMTSTSTQNPSLTYMVFAARAVDHAMKNQG; from the coding sequence ATGGCTAATCTGAATATTAATAGCGTAAAGGAAAAAACATATGGAGCCATTGTGATCGGCTCTGGGATGAGTGGTGGATTTGCGGCGAAAGAATTATGTGACAAAGGAGTAAAAACCTTGGTACTGGAAAGAGGAAGAAAGGTAGAGCACAACAAGGATTACCCCACTACCAATATGATGCCTTGGGAATTTAAGCATCGCGGTCAGATTCCTGAGGATGTTGTCAGAGAGAATCCGGCTATAAGTAGGTGTTATGCTTATCGGGAAGATGCAGCCCACTTTTTTGTGAAAGACACAGATCATCCCTATATCCAAGAAAAACCATTTGATTGGATTCGAGGGTACCAAACAGGTGGGAAATCATTGCTTTGGGCCAGACAGGTGCAGCGTTGGAGTGATTTTGACTTTGAAGGGCCTGCCAGAGATGGCTTTGCGGTGGACTGGCCGATCAGGTACAAAGAGCTGGAACCATGGTACAGTTATGTGGAGAAGTTTGTAGGGGTATCAGGATTTTATGACGGGATTGATAATTTACCCGACGGGGAGTTTCTGCCTGGAATTGAGCTGACGGCGGCCGAAGAATATTTTAAGCAACAAATGGCAGAGAAATATCCCGGTAGGCATGTGATTAGCGGGCGTTGTGCCCACATTACGGGTAATGCAGAATACTATGCCAAGCAAGGGCGAGGTATTTGCCAGCACCGGACATTATGCCAGAGAGGATGTCCTTTTGGGGGCTATTTTAGCAGTAACTCTGCTACTTTGCCTTGGGCAGCCAGGACGGGAAATTTGACCATGCAGAATGATGCGGTGGTTCATTCCATTATCTATGATGAGGAAAAGGAAAAAGCAACGGGTGTTAGGGTCATTGATGCCAATACCAAAGAAATGACGGAATACTATGCGCCGATCATTTTTGTAAACGCCAGTGCTTTGAATACTAACATGATCTTGCTCAACTCTACCTCCAAAAGGTTTCCTAATGGATTGGGCAATGACAATGGCTTAATGGGTAAATACGTGGCCTTTCATAATTACCGGGGAGGAATTTCGGCAGAATATGATGGGCTTAAAGAGTTTACCACAGAAGGAAAAAGGCCAACCAGTGGTTATATGCCTCGATTTAGAAATGTGTACAAACAGGAAACCAGCTTCCTAAGAGGGTATGCGGCCGGCTTGTATGGAAGCAGAAGCAAAGAAGTTAATTATGATGGCATAGGCAGTGATTTGGTAAATAATGTGATGAATCCATCTTATGGTCCCTGGAAAGTCGGTTCGCACATGATGGGCGAAACGATTCCCAAGGAAAGCAATTATGTGGCTTTGGATTCGGATCAAAAAGACGATTGGGGAATGCCTTTGATCAAGATCAATGTAGATTACGATCAAAATGATGAGGATATGCTTAAAGATTACCAAGAGCAGATGGCAGAAATGTTTGATGCGGCTGGCTTTACCAATATCCGCACTTGGGATGATGGAAGAAGACCTGGACTTGACATCCATGAAATGGGTGGGGTGCGCATGGGCCATGACCCAAAAACCTCTTTGGTGAACAAACACAATCAGTTACACGCATGCCAAAATGTGTATGTGACCGATGGAGCCTGCATGACATCAACCAGTACGCAAAACCCTTCATTGACTTATATGGTTTTTGCAGCAAGGGCGGTAGATCATGCGATGAAAAACCAAGGTTGA